In Nitrospira sp., a single genomic region encodes these proteins:
- the pgm gene encoding phosphoglucomutase (alpha-D-glucose-1,6-bisphosphate-dependent), whose protein sequence is MPIHPLAGQPAPQSILVDVHRLLSAYMSDTPDVTVRDQRVTFGTSGHRGSSLKRSFNEQHILAVTQAVSEYRAAQQTTGPLYLGKDTHALSEPAFISALEVLAANGVTVMIDQDGGFTPTPVISHAILTYNRGRTSGLADGIVITPSHNPPEDGGIKYNPPHGGPADTQVTKWIEDRANALLAGTLQGVKRLSYEQARKAPTTHRHDYLNAYVKDLDNVIDLDVIKSAKLTLGIDPLGGSGVAYWQPIAERYGLDIENVNPTVDPTFRFMPLDWDGKIRMDCSSPYAMANLIALKDRFDVAFGNDADNDRHGIVTRTAGLMNPNHYLAVSIAYLFANRPGWKSDAGIGKTLVSSSLIDRVAGKLKRKLVEVPVGFKWFVNGLLDGSLGFGGEESAGASFLRRDGSVWSTDKDGIIMDLLAAEMMAKTGKDPAQLYQDLTKELGEPVYERIDAAATPEQKAILSKLSPAQVQATELVGDKIVAMMTTAPGNGAAIGGLKVVTEQGWFAARPSGTEDVYKLYAESFRGKEHLKQIQGAAQELIAKAFASAK, encoded by the coding sequence ATGCCGATTCATCCCTTGGCCGGTCAGCCGGCTCCACAGTCCATTCTTGTCGATGTCCATCGGCTGCTCTCTGCCTATATGTCAGATACGCCCGACGTTACGGTTCGTGACCAGCGTGTGACATTTGGGACATCCGGCCACCGTGGGTCATCCCTCAAGCGAAGCTTCAACGAGCAGCATATTCTCGCCGTCACCCAGGCAGTCAGCGAATACCGTGCCGCGCAGCAGACGACCGGACCGCTGTATCTCGGCAAAGATACCCACGCGTTGTCAGAGCCTGCCTTTATCTCGGCGCTTGAAGTGCTTGCGGCCAATGGTGTCACGGTGATGATCGATCAGGATGGCGGCTTTACACCGACCCCGGTCATTTCTCATGCGATCCTGACCTATAACCGCGGCCGCACATCCGGTCTGGCCGACGGCATTGTCATTACCCCTTCGCATAATCCGCCTGAAGATGGTGGTATCAAGTACAATCCGCCGCATGGCGGACCGGCCGATACGCAGGTCACCAAATGGATCGAAGATCGAGCCAATGCCCTTCTTGCAGGCACACTTCAAGGGGTGAAGCGTCTGTCTTATGAACAAGCTCGAAAAGCTCCTACAACTCATCGACATGATTACCTCAACGCCTACGTGAAGGATCTGGATAATGTCATCGACCTAGACGTGATCAAGTCGGCCAAGCTGACACTTGGCATCGATCCGCTGGGCGGCTCCGGTGTGGCCTATTGGCAGCCGATCGCTGAGCGCTACGGATTGGACATTGAAAATGTGAACCCCACCGTCGATCCGACCTTTCGCTTCATGCCTCTGGACTGGGACGGAAAAATCAGGATGGATTGTTCCTCGCCCTATGCCATGGCGAATCTGATCGCGCTGAAAGATCGCTTCGACGTGGCGTTCGGCAACGATGCCGATAACGACCGCCATGGGATCGTGACACGCACGGCCGGTTTGATGAATCCGAATCATTACCTCGCCGTATCGATCGCCTACTTGTTTGCCAATCGTCCTGGCTGGAAGTCTGATGCCGGTATCGGCAAGACGTTGGTCAGCAGCAGTCTCATCGATCGAGTCGCCGGCAAGCTCAAGCGGAAACTTGTTGAAGTGCCGGTCGGCTTCAAGTGGTTTGTGAATGGATTGCTGGATGGTTCGCTCGGCTTCGGCGGTGAAGAGAGCGCCGGGGCGTCTTTCTTACGGCGTGATGGAAGCGTCTGGTCCACCGATAAAGACGGCATCATCATGGATTTGCTGGCGGCTGAGATGATGGCCAAGACCGGCAAAGATCCCGCGCAACTCTATCAGGATCTGACTAAGGAGCTGGGCGAACCGGTGTATGAACGAATCGATGCCGCGGCAACGCCCGAACAGAAGGCGATTCTCTCCAAGCTCTCCCCTGCTCAGGTTCAAGCCACTGAACTCGTCGGTGATAAGATCGTCGCCATGATGACAACAGCCCCCGGCAACGGCGCAGCCATCGGCGGATTGAAAGTGGTGACCGAGCAAGGCTGGTTTGCCGCCCGCCCCTCCGGAACGGAAGATGTCTACAAGCTCTATGCGGAGAGCTTTCGAGGTAAGGAACATTTGAAACAGATACAGGGTGCGGCTCAGGAGCTGATCGCCAAGGCTTTCGCTTCAGCCAAGTGA
- a CDS encoding TrkA C-terminal domain-containing protein, producing the protein MRLDFLNRLQKELSVTSTALHEAVVSIAERVNRKVQILRLHWQASSVLEGIDAISQDLGHQIVDQISRRPSERRPLDPDLSEVDNTIHRATTRIQTLKQSLVELDVQIRQLKLETIHEDLLRLQQDLSQRSAGIERVMIPHSSAAVGQRIGDVPRSSSVHIATVMRGPFLLAPAEDLTFRTGDIVVLMGGQTELDHLSTWFTRRRHSTSSATQPA; encoded by the coding sequence ATGCGCTTAGATTTCCTCAATCGCCTTCAGAAAGAACTTTCCGTTACGAGCACCGCTCTCCACGAAGCGGTTGTCTCAATTGCAGAGCGTGTCAATCGCAAGGTTCAGATCCTCCGCCTCCATTGGCAGGCATCAAGCGTACTTGAGGGAATCGATGCCATCAGCCAGGATCTTGGACATCAGATCGTTGACCAGATCTCCCGCCGCCCCTCCGAGCGCCGCCCTCTCGATCCTGACCTCTCGGAGGTCGACAACACCATCCATCGTGCCACCACACGCATCCAGACGCTCAAACAATCACTGGTTGAACTCGATGTTCAAATCAGGCAGCTGAAGCTGGAAACCATCCACGAAGACCTCCTCCGCCTCCAGCAGGATCTCAGCCAACGTTCGGCCGGCATTGAACGAGTCATGATCCCGCACAGTTCTGCCGCTGTCGGACAACGCATTGGCGACGTTCCGCGTTCATCATCCGTTCACATCGCCACGGTCATGCGCGGACCATTCCTTTTGGCGCCTGCTGAAGACCTGACCTTCCGTACAGGCGACATTGTCGTCCTCATGGGTGGCCAGACGGAGCTGGATCATCTCTCCACCTGGTTTACCCGCCGCCGTCACTCCACCTCCTCCGCAACGCAGCCCGCCTAG
- a CDS encoding Do family serine endopeptidase translates to MLEEIQTVITDLAEEAKPSVVNIFPIPGAGRSRESGADRTPGASGSGSGLIVDNEGHIVTNNHVIGDALEVEVRLFDKTKLIAHVVGKDPDTDLALLKVTVDRALPFARFGDSSAVRVGQWVLAVGNPFGLDRTVTLGVVSGIGRENVNLSRYENFIQTDASINPGNSGGPLFNLRGEVIGINTAIINFAQGIGFAIPSNMTKQVIQQLIARGKVVRGWLGVGIQPLTPELAKKFGVTEGEGILVNEVFEKDPAAEAGIKPGDIILTIDGSVVDSPNKLSRLIGALPPGAAPKIEVIRDFTRHILTVPLSERRDTAVMASLPQSRTEVKLGLDLQDLSAGLAEKFKLRETRGVLITKVDPGSLAHAEGLREGDLIKEVNRADVATVGEFTSAITKVRRGDTVLLRVLRENRAFYVVLKSTD, encoded by the coding sequence ATGCTCGAAGAAATTCAGACTGTCATTACCGATCTGGCGGAAGAAGCCAAGCCGTCCGTCGTGAACATCTTTCCAATTCCCGGAGCAGGAAGATCGCGTGAGTCTGGCGCAGACCGCACGCCCGGTGCATCGGGGTCCGGATCCGGCCTCATTGTGGACAACGAGGGACACATCGTCACGAACAACCATGTCATCGGCGATGCCCTTGAAGTCGAGGTCCGTTTATTCGACAAGACGAAATTGATCGCACATGTCGTCGGGAAAGATCCGGACACCGATCTGGCACTCCTAAAAGTCACCGTCGATCGCGCGTTGCCTTTTGCCCGATTTGGCGATTCCAGCGCGGTGCGCGTCGGTCAGTGGGTGCTTGCTGTGGGGAACCCGTTTGGACTTGATCGCACCGTCACGCTGGGTGTGGTGAGCGGAATCGGACGGGAAAACGTCAATCTCTCCCGTTACGAAAACTTCATTCAGACCGACGCCTCGATTAACCCCGGCAATTCCGGCGGACCGCTCTTCAATCTGCGCGGGGAAGTCATCGGCATCAATACCGCCATCATCAACTTCGCCCAAGGGATCGGATTTGCCATTCCCTCGAATATGACCAAACAGGTCATTCAGCAACTGATCGCACGCGGCAAAGTGGTGCGCGGATGGCTGGGGGTCGGCATCCAGCCGCTCACGCCGGAGCTGGCGAAAAAGTTCGGTGTGACTGAAGGCGAAGGGATCCTCGTCAATGAGGTCTTCGAAAAAGATCCGGCCGCCGAAGCCGGCATCAAGCCCGGCGACATTATTCTGACGATCGACGGCAGCGTGGTGGACTCTCCGAACAAGCTGTCCCGCTTGATCGGCGCGCTCCCGCCCGGCGCTGCCCCGAAGATCGAAGTCATCAGAGATTTCACGCGACACATCCTCACCGTTCCCTTGAGTGAACGACGGGACACCGCGGTCATGGCCTCTCTCCCGCAGTCCCGAACCGAGGTGAAACTGGGGCTCGATCTTCAGGACCTCTCAGCCGGACTGGCAGAAAAATTCAAACTCCGCGAAACGCGCGGCGTGCTGATTACCAAAGTTGATCCAGGCAGCCTGGCTCACGCAGAAGGGCTTCGTGAAGGCGACCTGATCAAGGAAGTCAACCGCGCCGACGTCGCCACCGTCGGAGAATTCACGTCGGCGATCACAAAAGTCCGGCGCGGCGACACGGTCCTACTCCGCGTCCTTCGAGAAAATCGCGCGTTCTACGTCGTCCTCAAATCCACCGACTAA
- the fusA gene encoding elongation factor G — translation MGEIRVESVRNIALVSNVGAGKTSLTEALLYTSGAIPTLGSVLQGTTVSDFEPEELHHHCSASTSLLHLTWNQTAITLVDSPGALSLSGESLSALRAVDAVIIVVNPDAGVRTELARLWHRVRDLDLPCLVFVNGLDREGASFDAALDLCRTQLECTPIPMVLPAHSGSGFDFVIDLLDETLIRSGCSSPKIERAAAPPEMEQAVKHARKQLIEAVAERDEGLLSRYLEQGDLNRDELVEGLRSDIQTRQFLPVYAGSALRNVGVWSLLNALVTLLPSPAERAVIHPALGRHPETGQPCERKGGLQEPFSGLIFKTIIDPFVGRLSYCRVLSGTIQADSTVLNGTRHVREKLGHFYTLLGKKHVLISAAKSGDIVAIGKLKDTQTGDTLCHESAPICYPSFALPRPVLSFAIEAKSKSEIDKVSLGLHKLIEEDPTLEFVRNPETKDMVLSGMGQLHIDLALEKLHRKFGADVTLHTPKVPYRETIKAVSQAQGKYKKQTGGHGQFGDCWLEIVPLARGEGFVFENRVVGGAIPRNFIPAIEKGVVEAMQEGGLSGFPVVDVRVTVYDGSFHVVDSSEMAFKIAGSMAFKKAMEAGHPVLLEPLMLMEIEAPTDTVGAVMGDINARRGRIVSVQADDHAEQIKALVPLAESLKYAPALNAMTGGRGSYGMEFARYEEVPRELAGKIIEGHKVEPHAVAAH, via the coding sequence ATGGGCGAGATTCGCGTAGAGTCCGTCAGGAATATCGCGTTGGTGTCCAACGTCGGCGCAGGCAAGACATCCCTCACTGAGGCCCTGCTTTACACAAGCGGTGCCATCCCGACTCTCGGCTCCGTACTCCAGGGCACGACCGTTTCCGATTTCGAACCGGAAGAACTCCATCATCACTGTTCCGCCAGCACGAGCCTTCTCCACTTGACCTGGAATCAGACGGCGATCACGCTCGTCGATTCTCCCGGCGCACTGAGCCTATCGGGTGAATCGCTGTCCGCCTTGCGGGCCGTTGATGCCGTCATCATCGTAGTCAATCCCGACGCCGGAGTCCGGACTGAACTGGCCCGCCTTTGGCACAGAGTGAGAGATCTGGACTTGCCGTGTCTCGTGTTCGTGAACGGGTTGGATAGGGAAGGCGCCTCGTTCGACGCTGCCTTGGATCTCTGCCGGACGCAGTTGGAGTGTACGCCGATTCCTATGGTGCTGCCTGCGCACTCCGGTTCCGGTTTCGATTTCGTGATTGATCTGCTGGATGAAACATTGATCCGCTCAGGGTGCTCCTCTCCCAAGATCGAACGAGCCGCAGCTCCTCCCGAGATGGAACAGGCGGTCAAGCATGCGCGGAAACAATTAATCGAAGCGGTCGCTGAGCGTGATGAGGGGCTGCTGAGTCGCTATCTGGAACAAGGCGATTTGAATCGGGATGAATTAGTGGAAGGGCTTCGGAGCGATATCCAGACCAGGCAGTTCCTTCCGGTCTATGCCGGCTCGGCGCTGCGCAATGTCGGCGTATGGTCATTGCTCAATGCTCTTGTCACCCTACTGCCGTCGCCTGCAGAACGGGCTGTCATTCATCCTGCGCTAGGGCGGCACCCAGAAACTGGGCAGCCGTGCGAACGGAAGGGGGGCCTGCAAGAGCCGTTTTCCGGTCTGATCTTCAAGACGATCATCGACCCCTTCGTCGGGAGGCTGTCCTATTGCCGGGTCTTGTCAGGAACGATCCAGGCGGACTCGACGGTCCTCAACGGGACGAGACACGTCCGTGAGAAGCTCGGCCATTTCTATACGCTATTGGGCAAGAAGCATGTGCTCATCAGTGCGGCCAAGTCGGGAGACATTGTAGCGATCGGGAAACTCAAGGATACGCAGACAGGCGACACGCTCTGTCACGAGAGTGCGCCGATCTGTTATCCGTCCTTTGCCTTGCCTCGTCCGGTGTTATCGTTCGCCATTGAGGCCAAGTCCAAGTCGGAAATCGACAAAGTGAGCCTTGGTTTGCATAAGTTGATCGAGGAAGACCCGACGCTGGAATTTGTCCGTAACCCCGAGACCAAGGATATGGTGCTCAGTGGAATGGGGCAACTCCATATCGATCTGGCGCTGGAGAAGCTCCACCGGAAATTCGGAGCGGACGTCACGCTTCACACGCCCAAAGTCCCTTATCGTGAGACGATCAAAGCCGTCTCGCAGGCGCAGGGGAAGTATAAGAAGCAAACGGGTGGCCACGGTCAGTTTGGCGATTGCTGGCTGGAAATCGTCCCTCTGGCGAGGGGAGAAGGATTTGTCTTTGAGAATCGTGTGGTCGGGGGAGCGATCCCGCGCAACTTTATTCCGGCAATTGAGAAAGGCGTGGTGGAAGCCATGCAGGAGGGCGGGCTGAGCGGCTTCCCCGTTGTGGATGTGCGCGTGACGGTCTATGACGGTTCCTTCCACGTCGTCGATTCTTCCGAGATGGCATTCAAGATTGCCGGGTCAATGGCCTTCAAAAAGGCGATGGAAGCGGGACATCCCGTTCTGCTTGAGCCGCTGATGCTGATGGAGATCGAGGCCCCAACGGACACCGTCGGCGCCGTCATGGGGGACATCAATGCGCGCCGGGGACGAATTGTTTCGGTGCAGGCGGATGACCATGCCGAACAGATCAAAGCCCTCGTGCCGTTAGCGGAGTCGCTGAAGTATGCCCCGGCGCTGAACGCAATGACCGGCGGGCGGGGCAGTTACGGGATGGAGTTTGCCCGCTACGAGGAAGTTCCGCGAGAGCTGGCGGGGAAGATCATTGAGGGACACAAGGTTGAACCGCATGCCGTCGCGGCGCACTAA
- the radC gene encoding DNA repair protein RadC: MTTDTHRGIGHWPATERPRERLLAKGPEMLSDAQLLAILLRTGRRDSSAVQVAMELLHRVGGLASLARSGIEELCTIPGIGPAKVAQLKAALELGKRAMAIPLSTGTKISSSSDLFRHFHPLVRDLKHEIFKVILLDAKNTVMKEATVSEGSLTLSIVHPREVFALAVRESAAGVIFLHNHPSGDPTPSTEDRRLTDRLVTAGEVLGIRVLDHLVIGDGRYVSFADEGWIKV, from the coding sequence ATGACGACTGACACTCACAGAGGGATCGGGCACTGGCCTGCGACTGAACGTCCGAGAGAACGTCTTCTGGCCAAAGGGCCTGAGATGCTGTCGGATGCGCAATTGTTGGCGATTTTGTTGAGAACTGGACGTCGAGATTCATCCGCAGTGCAGGTCGCGATGGAGCTGCTGCACCGCGTCGGCGGGCTGGCATCGTTGGCCCGGAGCGGAATTGAAGAACTCTGTACGATTCCAGGAATAGGTCCGGCAAAAGTTGCCCAGCTGAAGGCGGCGCTTGAATTGGGAAAGCGAGCCATGGCGATTCCCCTCTCGACGGGGACAAAAATTTCATCCAGCTCAGATTTGTTTCGGCACTTCCACCCACTGGTACGCGATCTCAAGCACGAAATCTTCAAGGTCATCTTGCTCGATGCGAAGAATACGGTCATGAAAGAGGCCACGGTGTCGGAGGGGAGTCTCACGTTGAGCATCGTCCATCCGCGTGAAGTGTTTGCCCTTGCGGTCCGTGAGTCTGCCGCGGGTGTGATCTTCCTGCATAATCACCCCAGCGGTGATCCGACACCGAGTACCGAAGATCGTCGATTGACGGACCGACTGGTGACGGCCGGCGAAGTGCTGGGGATTCGTGTGTTGGACCATCTGGTCATCGGAGACGGTCGATACGTGAGCTTTGCCGATGAAGGATGGATTAAGGTATAA
- the rsmD gene encoding 16S rRNA (guanine(966)-N(2))-methyltransferase RsmD: protein MRVIAGSHRGRRLQGPHGTALRPTSDRVREALFSILGNRLPDSRVLDLFAGTGAIGIEALSRGAAHVTAVESQAESLKLLRHNVAECGMNTLVTVHARTVKQFLTRPELWVGPYDIVFADPPYDLAYKLEDIFQTVHATLTPPDAWLVVEHASKSTLPDRLGLATFRKHYQYGDTALSIYSFPAEATA from the coding sequence ATGCGAGTTATAGCTGGATCCCACCGGGGTCGACGCCTTCAGGGACCGCACGGCACCGCACTTCGTCCTACCTCTGACCGAGTCAGGGAAGCATTGTTTTCTATCCTGGGTAACCGGCTTCCAGATAGTCGCGTGTTGGATCTCTTTGCGGGAACCGGAGCGATTGGCATTGAGGCACTCAGCCGTGGAGCAGCGCACGTGACAGCCGTTGAGTCACAAGCTGAATCATTGAAACTCTTGCGGCACAATGTCGCGGAGTGTGGGATGAACACCCTCGTCACGGTTCACGCAAGAACGGTCAAACAATTTCTAACGCGTCCAGAGTTGTGGGTCGGCCCCTATGATATTGTATTTGCCGATCCTCCTTATGACCTGGCCTACAAACTCGAAGACATCTTCCAAACCGTCCATGCTACACTCACGCCACCCGATGCCTGGCTGGTTGTCGAACACGCGTCGAAATCCACCCTTCCCGACCGGCTGGGCTTGGCAACGTTTAGGAAGCACTATCAATACGGAGATACGGCACTGTCGATCTATTCGTTTCCCGCAGAGGCCACAGCATGA
- the coaD gene encoding pantetheine-phosphate adenylyltransferase — MKIGIYPGTFDPITHGHTDIITRSLRVFDKVVVAVAPNPAKHPLFNLTERLEMVKLVMKDLTQVDVTVFEGLLVDYVARSGAHAIIRGLRAISDFEHEFQMALINRKLAKNVETVFLMPSEEFSYLSSTIIKDVAQHGGPLTEFLHPDVARRLEERIRSLKQ, encoded by the coding sequence ATGAAAATCGGTATATACCCCGGCACCTTTGACCCGATTACGCACGGTCATACCGATATCATTACACGCAGCCTTCGCGTCTTCGACAAGGTGGTCGTGGCGGTCGCACCTAATCCAGCCAAACATCCGCTCTTTAATCTGACCGAGCGGCTGGAGATGGTGAAGCTGGTCATGAAGGATCTAACCCAGGTCGATGTGACCGTCTTCGAAGGCCTCCTGGTCGACTATGTCGCACGGTCGGGAGCCCATGCCATTATTCGAGGGCTGCGAGCCATTTCTGACTTCGAGCACGAATTTCAGATGGCCCTCATCAACCGGAAACTGGCCAAGAATGTGGAGACCGTATTTCTCATGCCCAGCGAAGAATTTTCGTACCTCTCTTCCACCATCATCAAAGACGTTGCCCAGCACGGCGGTCCGTTAACGGAGTTCCTGCATCCCGACGTGGCTCGACGTCTTGAAGAACGAATCCGGAGCCTCAAACAATGA
- a CDS encoding pyridoxal phosphate-dependent aminotransferase — protein MKLAARVSRITPSPTLAMTATAKAMAAQGIDVVDFSSGEPDFDTPEPVKAAAEAAIRAGFTKYTPSSGIDELRQAIADKLLAEQGLRYEKAQILVSCGAKHSLYNVAEALLEAGDEIIIPTPYWVSYADQALLNDATPVLLPTREDQDYAINPEELQKLVTPRTKAIIVNSPCNPTGATYDKRTLEAIATIAVKHNLLIISDEIYEKVLYDGATHISIATLGPEVAERTVIINGVSKAYAMTGWRIGYAAGPKPLLTAMANIQSQSTSNPCSISQKAAVAALKLGGPFTEMMVVEFDRRRKVMVERLNAIPGVSCRMPGGAFYAFPNIGGVLGRTGPNGPVASPQALANYLLKEAHVAVVPGEPFGSQHHIRLSYATSMDTITKGLDRIAAAFGKLTA, from the coding sequence ATGAAACTCGCCGCACGCGTCAGTCGAATCACTCCGTCTCCGACATTAGCCATGACCGCGACGGCCAAAGCCATGGCTGCGCAAGGGATCGATGTCGTCGATTTCTCATCCGGGGAACCGGATTTCGATACGCCGGAACCCGTCAAGGCCGCGGCCGAAGCAGCCATTCGCGCCGGCTTTACGAAATATACCCCTTCGTCAGGCATCGACGAGCTTCGTCAAGCCATTGCCGATAAACTTCTCGCTGAGCAAGGTTTGCGCTATGAGAAGGCCCAAATCTTGGTTTCCTGCGGAGCCAAGCACTCGCTCTACAACGTCGCCGAAGCCCTCCTAGAGGCCGGCGATGAGATTATTATTCCAACACCCTACTGGGTGTCCTACGCCGATCAGGCGCTCCTCAATGATGCCACCCCTGTGCTGCTCCCGACCAGGGAAGACCAGGACTATGCCATCAATCCTGAGGAACTGCAGAAGTTAGTCACGCCGCGCACCAAAGCCATCATCGTCAATAGCCCCTGTAATCCGACCGGAGCCACCTACGACAAGCGCACACTGGAGGCCATTGCAACCATCGCGGTGAAGCACAACCTCCTGATCATCTCCGATGAAATTTACGAGAAGGTGCTGTACGACGGAGCGACGCATATCAGCATCGCCACCCTGGGACCTGAAGTGGCCGAGCGCACCGTCATCATCAATGGTGTCTCCAAGGCCTACGCCATGACGGGATGGCGCATCGGCTATGCAGCCGGACCGAAGCCCCTTCTGACCGCCATGGCCAACATCCAAAGCCAAAGCACGTCAAACCCCTGTTCGATCTCGCAGAAGGCCGCCGTCGCCGCGCTGAAACTTGGCGGACCGTTTACAGAAATGATGGTGGTGGAATTCGACCGGAGAAGAAAAGTCATGGTGGAGCGCCTCAATGCGATTCCTGGCGTGTCCTGCCGGATGCCTGGAGGAGCCTTCTATGCCTTTCCCAACATCGGCGGCGTACTGGGGCGAACAGGACCGAACGGACCGGTGGCTTCACCGCAGGCATTGGCGAACTATCTCTTGAAGGAGGCCCATGTGGCCGTGGTGCCCGGTGAGCCATTCGGCAGTCAGCACCACATTCGGTTGTCCTATGCGACCAGCATGGACACCATCACGAAGGGATTGGATCGCATTGCTGCCGCGTTTGGTAAGCTGACAGCATGA
- a CDS encoding zinc ribbon domain-containing protein: MPIYEYLCHDCSYTFELKQSMKDEAVATCAKCGKSVSRIISAPAIMFKGSGWYITDYSDKMKPPTGETTKPTPTATTTAPAESSATPAAASSSTPSAPSAPPASGGTTSSSTPSASSAPASSTTSGQK; the protein is encoded by the coding sequence GTGCCTATTTACGAATATCTCTGCCACGATTGTTCATATACGTTTGAACTCAAACAGAGCATGAAAGACGAAGCCGTCGCCACCTGTGCGAAATGCGGCAAATCCGTCAGCCGAATCATTTCGGCACCCGCAATCATGTTCAAGGGATCCGGCTGGTACATTACGGACTATTCGGACAAGATGAAACCGCCGACCGGGGAGACCACCAAACCGACGCCCACGGCCACAACGACGGCGCCGGCTGAGTCGTCGGCGACACCAGCGGCAGCTTCGTCATCGACGCCCTCCGCACCATCTGCGCCACCGGCTTCCGGAGGAACGACCAGCTCGTCCACTCCATCCGCCAGCAGCGCACCTGCATCCAGCACCACCTCAGGCCAGAAGTAG
- a CDS encoding L-threonylcarbamoyladenylate synthase translates to MLFPRIARLVQAGGVLGIPTETYYGLGANPLDGAAVARLLSIKGRPDGKPILILIGDQAQLQDLVAEVSPAAQVLMEAFWPGPLTLVFSAGPGLPTAITAGTGTVGVRHTSHAALAELLRHTGPLTGTSANRSGESPVQTAAEVERTIGTMVDVIVDGGPTRGGLPSTVLSVCDGVRMIREGPIDRTMIQQALVARGFHLKP, encoded by the coding sequence GTGCTGTTCCCCCGGATTGCCCGATTGGTGCAGGCCGGCGGGGTGCTCGGGATTCCTACAGAAACCTATTATGGCTTAGGGGCAAATCCGCTCGATGGGGCGGCGGTGGCGCGCCTGCTCTCCATCAAGGGTCGACCGGATGGCAAACCTATTTTGATTCTGATTGGTGATCAGGCACAGCTTCAGGATCTTGTCGCCGAGGTGTCTCCTGCCGCGCAGGTGCTGATGGAGGCTTTTTGGCCGGGACCGCTGACGCTGGTGTTTTCCGCCGGTCCAGGACTTCCAACGGCTATCACGGCTGGGACCGGCACGGTCGGGGTTCGTCATACTTCTCACGCCGCTCTCGCGGAGCTTCTTCGGCATACGGGACCATTAACGGGTACGAGTGCGAATCGCTCAGGGGAGTCGCCGGTTCAAACTGCGGCCGAGGTGGAACGGACGATCGGCACCATGGTCGATGTCATCGTTGATGGCGGACCCACGCGGGGCGGATTGCCGTCGACGGTGTTGAGCGTGTGTGACGGCGTGCGGATGATTCGCGAAGGGCCGATCGATCGAACGATGATTCAACAGGCGCTTGTGGCGCGAGGATTTCACCTCAAGCCGTGA